From the Bacillota bacterium genome, the window ACACCGGCGGCAGCCAGGTAGAGGGAAGCCGCCAGGCCCTGGCGGCCCAAACCCACCACCACAGCAGCAGACCGCAGCAGGCGGCGCTGCCCCTCCACCCCGAAACCGGGGAGGAGGAGGTGCCGACCATATCTCTCCATGTCCTCCCGAGTGAGTACCGGCGTCATGAACTCCTCCGGCTTCGTCCTCCCCCAGCCCCCCGCTCGCCGCGGAGTGCACCCCGCCCCTCAGCAGGTGCCGTAATCATCCGCCAGGCGGGTGATGCGGGGCCCGTCCCCGCACACGGGGCAGCGGGGGTCACGGCTCAGGGCCACCTCGTCCCAGGTCATGAGGCGGGCATCATAGAGAAGCAGCCTGCCCCGGTAGGTCTCCCCCCGCCCGGTCAGGTAACGCATGACGTCCATGGCCTGCAGGCAACCGATGAGCCCCGGCACCGGACCGAATATCCCGGCTTCCCGGCAGGTGGGTACCGACCCCGCGGGCGGAGGTTCCGGGAAAAGACAACGCAGGCACGGCCCCTCTCCGGGGAAGAACAGGCTGGCCTGACCCTCGAAGCGGAACACCGCACCGTACGATAGGGGCTTCCCCAGCAGGTGGCAGGCATCGTTCAGGAGATACCTGGTGGCGAAGTTGTCGCAGGCGTCCACCACCACGCCGTACGGGGCCAGGACAGATTCGGCGTTATCCCTGGTGAGCCGTACGGGGTAGAGGTCGATCTCGAGATCGGGTCGAACCTCTCTCAGCCTGTCGGCGGCTGACTCCACCTTGGGTCGCCCCAGGTCGGGCGTGGAGTGAATCACCTGGCGCTGCAGATTCGACATCTCCACCGCGTCGCCGTCCACCAAACCCAGCCTGCCGATGCCCGCCAGGGCCAGATACAGGCTGGAAGCAGAGCCCAGGCCGCCGGCCCCCACCACCACTGCTGAAGCCTGCCGGAGGTACTCCATGCCTACCTCCTGACAGCACGTCCCGTGCCGTGCTCTATCGTAGCAATGTGCAGGAGGCCTGTCAACGCGGGGTGTACAGCATTCCCGGAGGTACCTCTCCCACGATGACGGTCTGGGCCACGGGAATGGAGCAGGTGGTTTCCACCCACCGGCTCCAGAAGGGGCTGGCCACGGTCACCCCCAGCACCACGTGCAGGTACAGGGCGTACCGGGTCTGGTTGATCCCCGCCCCCTCGAAGCTGTCCCGGAAATCTATCCGCGCCGTCCCCACCGGGCTCACCCGTACCGGAATGCGGGGGCCCCACCCCGCCCACAGACCGTTGCCCAGGAGCTGGCCCAGCGGAATGTACAACAGCCAGTGATCCTGCCGGCGGATCTCTTCCTGCAGGGCGGCCAGCACCCCGGCTGCCATGCGCTGCATCGTGGCAATGTCGGGCTGCACGTACCGCACCTGACCCCCGTCCCCCGGCTGTACCCGGATCAGGTCCCGGCCCGCATACTCCGCCATTACCTGATCCAGGGCCCGGTAGACGGCCTGGTTGGTCAGCAGGACCGCTTCCCCCTCGGCCCGAGCCCACAGAGAAGCCATCACCTGCCCGGCGCCCGCCCAGCCCACCAGGGCCAGGATGACGAGGCAGCTTGCGACCGCCGCCGTCCACCTCCGCCGCCGGGAAGAGCGCGGCCGCGTTCGTCCCCCCGCACTGCCCCTCCCCCGGCTCCGCCACCTGGGGTAGAGGAGGGAGCGGTACCACCAGCCGCGGAGACTCACGGTATCATCCTCGCCCAGCCAGCTTATGCCCGCACGGCGGTGGCGGTGCGCGCGGAGGGGGCGCGCGCGGCGGTGGTGCGGCCGCGCGCGGACGCTGCAGGCTGCGCGCAGGTCACGCGGGACGCGGCGGCGGGCGCGAAGCGGGCAGAATATGTTATGGGGCCCAGCGCACGCGCACGAAGCGCCGCCAGCCCACCTGCAGGACACTCTCGTTGGGAACCTCGCAGGACGCCTCCGGGTCGGTCACCTGCAGCCCGTTGAGCCGCACCCCACCCTGCTCGATGAGACGGCGCCCTTCGCTGTGGGATGAGGCCAGGCCTGCCAGCACCAGCAACCGGGGCAACCACACCCGCACAGGAGCCTCGCCTGCGGGCGCATCCGCCGCGCCCTTGGCCGCTGCCCGGCCCGGCCCGGTTACGGGCCCCAGAGAGGGGAGGTCCGATACGCCTGCCTCGCGGAGGGAAACGGTCCTTTCAGGTACGTCGGCGGGGATCTCCCGCCGGGAGAATACGCGCACGAAGCGTTCTTCCGCCACCCGCGCTGCCCTGGCCCCGTGGTAGATGGTGACGACCTCGCGGGCCAGCCGCATCTTGGCCTGGCGCGGGTTGAGCTGACCCGCCTCCATGTCCCGCATCATCGCTCTTACCTCTGCCATGGGCACGTCGGTGCACAGCTCGAAGTATGCGCCGAGTAAGCTGTCCGGAACGGACATGGTCTTACCGTACATCTGGTCGGGCGGTTCGGTGATCCCGATGTAATTGCCCAGGGACTTGGACATCTTCTGGACTCCGTCCAGGCCCACCAGGAGGGGCATGGTGAGCACCACCTGGGGGATCAAACCGTACTCCCGCATCACGTCCCGGGTGAGGAGGAAATTGAAGGTCTGGTCGGTTCCCCCGAGCTCCACGTCGGTGCGGGTGGCAATGGAGTCGTAAGCCTGGGCCAGGGGGTAGAGGAGCTCGTGCACGCTGATGGGCCGACCCTCCCGGAAGCGGGCGGCGAACTCATCCCGCTCCAGCATGCGGGCCACCGTGTAACGGGAGCACAGCTCCACCACTTGATAGAAGTCCAAGCGGCCCAGCCAGTGGGAGTTGAAGAGGATCTCGGTGCGCCCGGGATCCAGGATGCGGTACACCTGCTCCTCGTACGTGCGGGCGTTGGCCCGCACCTCCTCCTCGGTGAGCGGCTTGCGCGTCTCCGAACGACCGGAGGGGTCTCCGATCCGCCCCGTGAAGTCGCCCACGATGAACATCACCTGGTGCCCCATATCCTGGAACTGGCGCAGCTTGCGCAGCACCACCGCGTGCCCCAGGTGGATGTCGGGAGCGCTGGGGTCGGCACCCAGCTTCACCCGCAGGGCGCGCCCGTTCTCCGCTGCCTCCTTGAGCTTGCCCTCCAGCTCCTCGGGCAACCACACCGCTGCGGCTCCCCGCAGCAGCGTCTCCATTTGGTCGCGCGTGCCGTTCAACTCTTTCCCACTCCCCGTTTCTACCTCGCGCCATTGTACCACGTGCCCGCGCCCGCCCGCCAGAGGCTCACCTGCGGACTGAGGGCCACCGCCTGCCAGAGAGGCTACTGGTCCCTGCCGGATCACCGCCGGTAGAACATCGGTGCGATTTATCGAAAGCATGTGACTATGGGGTAACATACATAAAATGAGTATCACTATGAGAGTATATTTGTACAGGTCTTGGGGAGGAAGCCGGGTATGCAGTGACGAATCAGGGAATCACGAAGGGAGTTTCGCCTGCGTGCGCGTTGTGGTTCGTGTCGGAGCAGCATCGCTGGTCCTCTTTCTGGCCCTCATCCTGGGTACGGGTGCAGGGTTCCTGGCCGCGGGCATCTACCGGGTGCGCCCGGTGCTGGCCGCCATGGAACCGGACCCCGCCCTGTCCAGCCTGATCTACGATGCCAGCGGCAACCTGGTGACCGCCATCCCCGGGCGGGAGAAACGCATCTACGTGGACCTCAAGGAAATCCCCACCCACGTGCAGGACGCTTTCCTGGCGGCAGAGGACGCCCGCTTCCGTTACCACGCCGGAGTGGACCTGCGCGCCATCGGGAGGGCCCTGTGGGAGGACGTCACCACCGGCCGTATCGCCCAGGGGGGGAGCACCATCACCCAGCAGCTGGCCCGCAACGCCTTCCTCACCCAGGAGCGCACCCTCAGTCGCAAGGTGCAGGAAGCCATCCTGGCCGTCATGCTGGAGCGGGAGTATACCAAGAATCAGATCCTGGAGATGTACCTGAACCAGATATTCCTGGGGCACGGGGTGTACGGGGTGCAGGCGGCGGCCCAGCTGTACTTCGGTAAGGACGCCCGCGATCTCACCGTGGCGGAGGGCGCCATGCTGGCCGGCATCACCAGGGCGCCCAACCTGTACTCGCCGTACGTAAACTTCTCCCTGGCGAAGCAGATGCAGTCGGTGGTCCTCGACCAGATGGTCAAGTATGGCTTTCTGGACCGTGCCGCCGCGGACAAAGCAGCGGCCCAGCCCATCAAGCTGGTGGGCCTGGAAAACGCCCAGGCGTATCCGGCCCCCTGGTTCGTGGATTACGTGCTGGACTACCTGCTGGCCCGCTATCCGGCCGATCAGGTGTTCCACGGCGGGCTCAAGGTCTACACCACCCTGGACACCCGCATCCAGAAGGCAGCGGAGCGGGCCGTCAAGCTGCTGGATCGTCCCTTCCCCCTCAAAGAAGGCCAGCCCTCGGTGCAGGCGTCGGTGGTAGTCATGGATACCCAGACGGGGTACCTGCGGGCCATCGTGGGGGGCCGGGACCACCGCAAGCTGCGGGAGTTCAACCGCATCCTGGCCAAGAGGCAACCGGGGTCTGCCTTCAAGCCGGTGATCGACTACGCTGCCGCCTTCGAGGCCGGGTGGGGGACGGGCACCATCCTGGACGATGCTCCCGCAGCCTGGCCCGATCCCTATTCCGAGACCGGCTTCTTCCGTCCCGAGAACTACGACTACAAGTTCCTGGGACTCATCACGGCGCGACGGGCCCTGGAGCAGTCCCGCAACGTGCCCGCGGTGAAGGTGCTGGACGCCATGGGCGTAAAGACCGGGGTGGAGATGGCCGAGAAGCTGGGGATCACCACCCTGGTCACCTCCGGCAAGCACAACGACATGGGCCTGGCCACCGCCCTGGGCGGCGTGACCGAAGGAGTGCGGCCCCTGGACATGGCGGTGGCCTTCTCCGCCTTCTCCAACGGAGGAGTCAAGGTGCAACCCCTGGCCGTCCTCAAGGTGGTGGACCGGGACGACAACGTGCTGGAGCAGTCCGGGCCCCAGCGCGAGGTGGTGATCTCTCCGGAAACTGCGTACATGATGACAGATTGTCTGAAGGGGGTGATGACCAAACCGTGGGGAACGGGACGGGCCGCGGCCATCGGCCGACCCGCCGCAGGGAAGACGGGAACCACCAGCGACTGGCGGGACGCCTGGTTCGTGGGGTACACGCCCCAGCTGGTGACCGCGGTGTGGATGGGGTACGACCAGGAGAAGACCATGCCCCCCGGGACCACCGGAGGAGGCTACCCCGCCCGCATGTGGAGGGAGCTGATGAGCGAAGCCAGCCGCGACCTGCCCCCTGCCGACTGGGAAAGGCCTGCCGGCCTGGTGTCGCTGCCCATCTGCAACAAGTCGGGCAAGCTCCCCTCGTCCCTGTGCCCGGACGACCAGGTCACCCAGGAGCTATTCCGCCGGGGTACCGAACCCACGACCACCTGCGACGTGCACGTCCTGGTCACCGTCTGCCCCGACAGCGGCCAGCTGGCCACCCCGTTCTGCCCCAACGCGCAGGAGAAAGTGATGATCCGGCGTCCCCAACCATATCCCCCCGATCCCAAGGGGAGAGTGCCGCTCGATGCGGCGGAAGAGGCACCCCGGGAATACTGCCAGGTACACGCTCCGGGCGTACCCCTGCTTCCCGGAGTTCCTCCTGCAGTTCCCCCTCCCAGTTCACCTCCCAGTTCACCTCCCAGTTCACCTCCGTAAGGGCCATGTGAGCATATTCCCGCAGGGAGATGTCACACCATGAGTGTAGATCCCAGGATCTCTGCTCTGGCGACCGTGGGAGAGCTTGCGGCCACTGTGGTGCATGAGATAAAGGGTCCCCTCGCCGTGGCGGACGGGTACATACAGCTCCTGCACAACCGAATTCCGGACGAACGGGACCGGGAAATCTGCCAGAGGGTAAGGAACCAGCTGGAGCACATCGACCATCTGGTGCAGGGGCTCCTCTTTCTGGCCCGGCCCCAGCGCCCGCACCTGAAGAAATGCCGGCCTGACGAAATCATCAAGAACGCCATCAGCCTGATCCAGGCCACGGCTGTGGCCCGCGGCGTGGAGATTCGCATGACCGGGCCGGCCCGGGTGCCCGAGATATGTGCCGACCCGGGCCAGATCACCCACCTCATCCTGAACCTGCTCCTCAACGCCCTGGAAGCCATGCCTTCCGGGGGCATCGTCTGGGTGCGGCTCCGTCATCTGGAATCATCGGGCAGCCTCGTCATCACCGTGGCCGACAAGGGCCCGGGTATTCCCGAAGAGATCAAAGGCAGGCTGTTCCAACCCTTTGTGACCACCAAGGAAAGGGGAAGCGGGCTGGGACTGGCCATATGCCGCAACATAGTCACCCAGCACGGGGGAGACATCCGCATTCGCAGCACCGCCAAGGGCACCACCGTGCGGGTGACTCTGCCCCTGCTGGCCCCCGGGGCAGCCATCCCCGAACGCCCGGTCGCCCCGGTCGCCGGCGCCTGAAGGAAGTGCCCGCGCACCCGGGTGTCTCGGTCATCATACCGGTGGCGGCCCGGGACTCTCCGCCGGCAGGTGCAGATCCGCCCGCCGTCCGCAGCGCGGCGGGACAGCAATACCCGGGATCCCTGGAGACGGTGGTGGTGGCCTCCATCCCCCCGGAGCAGCAGCCCGCGGAAGGGCAGCCGCCGACAGCGCAGGCGGCGGAAGATCTGCCCGGGGCCACCGATAAGGTGCGCAGACTCCATGCCGGGGTGGGAAAGGCCCGCTACCCCGTCCTGGCCTTCTGGGATGCCGACGTCCGGGCTCCGGCGGGACTGCTGGCCCGGCTGGTCCGCGCCCTCGACCGGCCGGGGGTGGGACTGGCCTACGCGCTACCCTGCTGGACGGGTGCGCAGACGCTCCCCGGCCTGCTCCTGCAGGCCTGGGCCAACGCCCAGGTGGGCACGTTCCTGCTCCCCATCGCCAGTTATGGACGGCGACAGCCCGTCACCGGGGCGCTGGTCCTGGTCCACCGCCACGTCCTCCAGGAAGTGGGGGGAATGGCGGCTCTGGCCGGGTACCTGGCAGACGACGCCCGGCTGGGGGAACTGGTGCAGGCATCAGGTTACCGGGCGGTGCCCTGCGGCTGGGTGAGGGTGGGATGCGGCCGGCGGGCGTGGGGGGAGGCCCTCTCCACCTTCCTGCGCTGGCTTCTCACCCTGCGCCATCACACCCCCCGCGCGTATGCCCTGTCGTACCTCACCCACCCCGTAGCGGCGGCCCTGGTCTGGGGCCTGGCGATGCATCTCCAGGGCGCACCGCTCCTGCCGGCCTGGGCCCCCGTCCTGGCCGTCGCGCTCGTCCGGGTGCTGGCTGCCTCCCTGCCACCCCGGCTGGCGGGTGCCTCCGATCCCTGGGTGGCGGTGCTGGCACCCGTGGCCGACCTGGTGGCGGCGGTGCTCTGGCCCGCGCCGCTTCTCGTCCGCCGGGTGACCTGGGCGGGCACCACCTACCGCATCCTGGGGGGTGGCCGGGTCACGAAACGAAACGCCTCCCGAAAACGTCAGTAATGGCGGAACTCACCCGAAGGGAGCCCTCGCTTTGGTCACACCCAGACACCGCGCACCGTACGTCAGCCTGCTCCTCCTCGCAGTCGTCCTCGTCGCCCTCTCCGCCACCCAGGCGTGGCTCCTCCCTCCTCCCGGCGGGCCCTCCCTCCCCGGTCCCGCCGCCACCCCCAACGGGTCCGCTCCTCCGTCTGGCGGGCCCGGCCCCGGCACCCCCGGCCCGGGGGAGCAACCCGGCCCCGGTTCGCCCGGCTATGCTTTCCCGGCGCAGCAAGGCCCGCCCGCACCGGTGCGCGCCCGGGGGATATACCTGACCTCCTA encodes:
- a CDS encoding HesA/MoeB/ThiF family protein, which translates into the protein MEYLRQASAVVVGAGGLGSASSLYLALAGIGRLGLVDGDAVEMSNLQRQVIHSTPDLGRPKVESAADRLREVRPDLEIDLYPVRLTRDNAESVLAPYGVVVDACDNFATRYLLNDACHLLGKPLSYGAVFRFEGQASLFFPGEGPCLRCLFPEPPPAGSVPTCREAGIFGPVPGLIGCLQAMDVMRYLTGRGETYRGRLLLYDARLMTWDEVALSRDPRCPVCGDGPRITRLADDYGTC
- the yunB gene encoding sporulation protein YunB, producing MSLRGWWYRSLLYPRWRSRGRGSAGGRTRPRSSRRRRWTAAVASCLVILALVGWAGAGQVMASLWARAEGEAVLLTNQAVYRALDQVMAEYAGRDLIRVQPGDGGQVRYVQPDIATMQRMAAGVLAALQEEIRRQDHWLLYIPLGQLLGNGLWAGWGPRIPVRVSPVGTARIDFRDSFEGAGINQTRYALYLHVVLGVTVASPFWSRWVETTCSIPVAQTVIVGEVPPGMLYTPR
- the tyrS gene encoding tyrosine--tRNA ligase, with amino-acid sequence METLLRGAAAVWLPEELEGKLKEAAENGRALRVKLGADPSAPDIHLGHAVVLRKLRQFQDMGHQVMFIVGDFTGRIGDPSGRSETRKPLTEEEVRANARTYEEQVYRILDPGRTEILFNSHWLGRLDFYQVVELCSRYTVARMLERDEFAARFREGRPISVHELLYPLAQAYDSIATRTDVELGGTDQTFNFLLTRDVMREYGLIPQVVLTMPLLVGLDGVQKMSKSLGNYIGITEPPDQMYGKTMSVPDSLLGAYFELCTDVPMAEVRAMMRDMEAGQLNPRQAKMRLAREVVTIYHGARAARVAEERFVRVFSRREIPADVPERTVSLREAGVSDLPSLGPVTGPGRAAAKGAADAPAGEAPVRVWLPRLLVLAGLASSHSEGRRLIEQGGVRLNGLQVTDPEASCEVPNESVLQVGWRRFVRVRWAP
- a CDS encoding penicillin-binding protein 1A, which translates into the protein MRVVVRVGAASLVLFLALILGTGAGFLAAGIYRVRPVLAAMEPDPALSSLIYDASGNLVTAIPGREKRIYVDLKEIPTHVQDAFLAAEDARFRYHAGVDLRAIGRALWEDVTTGRIAQGGSTITQQLARNAFLTQERTLSRKVQEAILAVMLEREYTKNQILEMYLNQIFLGHGVYGVQAAAQLYFGKDARDLTVAEGAMLAGITRAPNLYSPYVNFSLAKQMQSVVLDQMVKYGFLDRAAADKAAAQPIKLVGLENAQAYPAPWFVDYVLDYLLARYPADQVFHGGLKVYTTLDTRIQKAAERAVKLLDRPFPLKEGQPSVQASVVVMDTQTGYLRAIVGGRDHRKLREFNRILAKRQPGSAFKPVIDYAAAFEAGWGTGTILDDAPAAWPDPYSETGFFRPENYDYKFLGLITARRALEQSRNVPAVKVLDAMGVKTGVEMAEKLGITTLVTSGKHNDMGLATALGGVTEGVRPLDMAVAFSAFSNGGVKVQPLAVLKVVDRDDNVLEQSGPQREVVISPETAYMMTDCLKGVMTKPWGTGRAAAIGRPAAGKTGTTSDWRDAWFVGYTPQLVTAVWMGYDQEKTMPPGTTGGGYPARMWRELMSEASRDLPPADWERPAGLVSLPICNKSGKLPSSLCPDDQVTQELFRRGTEPTTTCDVHVLVTVCPDSGQLATPFCPNAQEKVMIRRPQPYPPDPKGRVPLDAAEEAPREYCQVHAPGVPLLPGVPPAVPPPSSPPSSPPSSPP
- a CDS encoding ATP-binding protein; translation: MSVDPRISALATVGELAATVVHEIKGPLAVADGYIQLLHNRIPDERDREICQRVRNQLEHIDHLVQGLLFLARPQRPHLKKCRPDEIIKNAISLIQATAVARGVEIRMTGPARVPEICADPGQITHLILNLLLNALEAMPSGGIVWVRLRHLESSGSLVITVADKGPGIPEEIKGRLFQPFVTTKERGSGLGLAICRNIVTQHGGDIRIRSTAKGTTVRVTLPLLAPGAAIPERPVAPVAGA
- a CDS encoding glycosyltransferase encodes the protein MPAHPGVSVIIPVAARDSPPAGADPPAVRSAAGQQYPGSLETVVVASIPPEQQPAEGQPPTAQAAEDLPGATDKVRRLHAGVGKARYPVLAFWDADVRAPAGLLARLVRALDRPGVGLAYALPCWTGAQTLPGLLLQAWANAQVGTFLLPIASYGRRQPVTGALVLVHRHVLQEVGGMAALAGYLADDARLGELVQASGYRAVPCGWVRVGCGRRAWGEALSTFLRWLLTLRHHTPRAYALSYLTHPVAAALVWGLAMHLQGAPLLPAWAPVLAVALVRVLAASLPPRLAGASDPWVAVLAPVADLVAAVLWPAPLLVRRVTWAGTTYRILGGGRVTKRNASRKRQ